In a single window of the Deltaproteobacteria bacterium genome:
- a CDS encoding type II toxin-antitoxin system RelE/ParE family toxin, with amino-acid sequence MTLRVQIERAAETDMAEIVTYLQEQQPATALRFVRDIRKAFTFLAEHPEAGRKYETTHPLLQNLRIWRVKGFERYLIFYRVGQASLLIERVLYGGRDLEGILAGEE; translated from the coding sequence GTGACCTTGCGTGTCCAGATCGAGCGAGCCGCAGAGACCGACATGGCTGAGATCGTGACGTATCTCCAGGAGCAGCAGCCAGCGACAGCGCTACGGTTTGTTCGGGATATCCGCAAGGCGTTTACGTTCCTGGCCGAGCATCCAGAGGCTGGACGTAAGTATGAGACAACGCACCCCCTCTTACAAAATTTACGGATCTGGCGCGTGAAGGGATTTGAGAGATATTTGATTTTCTACAGGGTAGGGCAAGCGTCTCTCTTGATAGAGCGTGTTCTGTACGGCGGACGCGATCTTGAAGGCATATTGGCGGGAGAGGAGTAA
- a CDS encoding transglutaminase family protein — MRYRVNHTTRYQYSEAISLCHNEARLFPRSLTSQRCIDAGIDVAPQPKVYHERNDAFGNRVAYFSIEQSHTVLQVTAHSEVELLPLTPPQLEHSPTWEEAQKSLHGETSRDVLDARQFQLDSPLIRSDAEFVRYAVESFPSHRPFLSAVHDLMQRIFTEFTYDAGFTTVATPVRDVLAHKRGVCQDFAHFAIACLRSLGFAARYASGYLETRPPEGQKELIGATASHAWVSVYCPELGWVDFDPTNNLIPADQHIVVAWGRDYSDVTPLKGTILGGVQHELQVNVAVTRVEGVVTRS; from the coding sequence ATGCGTTATCGGGTGAACCACACCACGCGGTATCAGTATAGTGAGGCAATCTCGCTCTGTCACAACGAAGCGCGCCTGTTTCCGCGCAGCTTGACGAGCCAGCGCTGCATTGACGCTGGGATTGACGTGGCGCCACAACCTAAGGTCTATCACGAGCGCAACGATGCCTTTGGTAATCGCGTCGCGTATTTTTCCATTGAACAGTCACATACGGTGTTACAAGTGACGGCGCACAGTGAAGTCGAACTCTTGCCACTGACGCCTCCGCAGCTTGAACACTCGCCAACATGGGAAGAGGCGCAGAAGTCCCTGCATGGCGAAACCAGCCGTGATGTCTTAGACGCGCGACAGTTTCAGCTTGATTCTCCGCTGATTCGTAGCGATGCTGAATTTGTTCGCTACGCAGTTGAGTCGTTTCCCTCGCATCGCCCGTTTTTGTCCGCCGTGCACGATCTCATGCAGCGGATTTTTACTGAGTTTACCTATGACGCAGGTTTTACCACGGTGGCGACACCAGTGCGTGATGTGTTAGCGCATAAGCGCGGTGTCTGTCAGGACTTCGCCCATTTTGCCATCGCCTGCCTACGCTCACTTGGCTTCGCTGCACGCTATGCCAGTGGCTATTTAGAGACCCGTCCACCAGAGGGACAAAAGGAACTGATCGGTGCCACTGCATCGCATGCCTGGGTGTCGGTGTACTGCCCTGAACTTGGCTGGGTCGATTTTGATCCGACCAACAATCTCATTCCTGCTGATCAGCATATCGTCGTCGCCTGGGGGCGTGACTACAGTGACGTCACGCCTCTTAAAGGCACCATCCTTGGTGGGGTGCAGCATGAGTTGCAAGTGAATGTGGCGGTGACGCGGGTTGAGGGTGTTGTTACTCGGTCGTAG
- a CDS encoding DUF2934 domain-containing protein, producing the protein MDRFSPANQSQSCRSRNAISSFSSMEATMRKSKAVEAQPQNTEVLTDQIARKAYELYEQRGRSHGQDFDDWLTAEQIIQEEVASASSPPKTKGKVVSLRRKKADS; encoded by the coding sequence ATGGACAGATTCTCACCTGCGAACCAATCGCAGTCTTGCCGCTCGCGCAACGCTATTTCCTCTTTTAGCAGCATGGAGGCAACAATGCGTAAATCGAAAGCAGTCGAAGCTCAACCCCAGAACACCGAAGTGTTAACCGACCAGATTGCTCGCAAGGCCTACGAGTTGTACGAACAGCGTGGCAGAAGCCATGGACAGGATTTTGATGATTGGCTGACGGCTGAGCAGATTATTCAAGAAGAGGTTGCCTCAGCGAGCTCCCCGCCGAAGACCAAAGGAAAGGTTGTCTCGCTGCGGCGGAAGAAAGCGGACAGTTGA
- a CDS encoding response regulator encodes MKDSFIPVIRHGIDWLARGFAKLQQQRLSRTEELRQWTAELEHTNSKLAQEVYERKRAEKDLRAAEAKYRSIFEHAVDGIFQTTPEGQYLSVNPALASIYGYETPEELMASLTDISGQLYVDPSRREEFTRLLHAQNTVTGFESRVYRRDGKVIWITETARAVRDASGILLYYEGIVEDITERKHAEEELHKAKLAAEEATKAKSEFLANMSHELRTPLNGIIGMTDLALDTHLTSEQREYLTIVKDSSLSLLDLVNDILDFSKIEAGKLTLDPVNFSLRDDLAMAIKALTLRAQNQGLKLDCHIAPDVPETLFGDPGRLRQVVVNLVSNAIKFTHAGEVTINVSVEWQLKDELCLHFAVTDTGIGIAPEKQKLIFDPFTQADGSTTREFGGTGLGLAIYSQLVAMMGGTIWVESAINQGSTFHFTACLGVRDGETSQPVQVTAKPSIASQPLHILVVEDNPVNQRLAVLLLKKRGHSVVVANNGKEALAMLAKETFALVLMDVQMPVMDGFATTKAIRQQEESTNKHLPIVALTAHAMRGDQERCLAAGMDAYLSKPLQAHQLFAVIERLCSYTGTYQGDEEGSRHEATRELSEVVFDQDTALAHVEGDHALLREVVGLFLVESPELLAAMRDSIARGDGQMLQQIAHSMKGAVSSFGAYAACEAVLKLEALGQEGNLGQAEIACAELDREIAHLTRALAEYREAVEA; translated from the coding sequence ATGAAAGATTCATTCATTCCGGTGATCCGGCACGGTATTGATTGGCTCGCGCGTGGATTCGCGAAGCTGCAACAACAACGACTTTCGCGGACTGAAGAACTGCGACAATGGACGGCTGAACTAGAACACACCAATTCAAAGCTGGCACAGGAGGTCTACGAACGCAAACGCGCAGAAAAAGACCTGCGTGCCGCTGAAGCGAAATATCGCAGCATTTTCGAACACGCGGTCGATGGTATCTTTCAAACTACGCCAGAAGGCCAATATCTCAGCGTTAATCCAGCTCTGGCTTCGATTTATGGCTATGAAACACCAGAAGAACTGATGGCGAGTTTGACCGACATTAGCGGGCAATTATATGTCGATCCATCACGGCGCGAGGAATTTACCCGCCTTCTGCACGCGCAGAATACGGTGACTGGCTTTGAATCTCGGGTCTATCGGCGCGACGGCAAGGTGATCTGGATCACGGAAACTGCCCGCGCGGTTCGTGATGCCAGCGGCATCCTTCTCTATTACGAAGGCATTGTCGAAGACATCACCGAGCGGAAACACGCTGAGGAAGAGCTGCACAAAGCAAAGCTCGCGGCTGAGGAAGCGACCAAAGCCAAGAGTGAATTTCTCGCTAACATGAGCCATGAGTTGCGTACGCCGTTGAATGGCATCATTGGCATGACCGACTTAGCCCTCGATACCCACCTGACATCAGAGCAACGTGAATATCTCACCATTGTCAAAGACTCCTCGCTGTCGTTATTGGATTTGGTCAACGACATTCTTGATTTCTCCAAGATTGAAGCAGGAAAACTCACGCTTGATCCGGTCAATTTCTCCTTGCGCGACGACCTGGCGATGGCGATCAAAGCGCTAACGCTGCGCGCCCAGAACCAAGGGTTGAAACTCGACTGTCATATTGCCCCGGATGTGCCAGAGACATTGTTCGGTGATCCAGGACGTTTGCGTCAGGTTGTGGTCAACCTGGTCAGCAACGCCATTAAGTTTACCCACGCCGGTGAAGTAACGATAAACGTCTCAGTAGAGTGGCAACTCAAGGATGAGCTGTGTTTGCATTTCGCTGTCACCGATACTGGCATAGGCATCGCCCCAGAGAAGCAGAAGCTGATTTTCGATCCCTTCACGCAAGCTGACGGTTCGACCACCCGAGAGTTTGGTGGTACTGGATTGGGATTAGCAATCTACTCACAACTTGTCGCGATGATGGGCGGAACGATCTGGGTCGAAAGTGCAATCAACCAGGGCAGTACATTTCATTTCACCGCGTGTCTTGGTGTGCGTGATGGTGAGACATCACAACCTGTACAAGTGACAGCAAAACCCAGCATAGCTTCCCAGCCACTGCATATTCTCGTAGTCGAAGACAACCCGGTCAATCAACGCCTGGCGGTCTTGTTACTGAAAAAACGTGGCCACTCCGTCGTTGTCGCCAACAACGGCAAGGAAGCACTGGCCATGCTGGCGAAAGAGACCTTTGCTTTGGTGTTGATGGATGTGCAGATGCCGGTAATGGATGGCTTCGCAACGACGAAGGCGATTCGCCAGCAGGAAGAATCGACCAACAAGCACTTGCCGATTGTCGCACTCACGGCGCATGCGATGCGTGGCGACCAAGAGCGCTGCCTGGCTGCAGGCATGGATGCGTATCTCTCCAAACCGTTGCAAGCGCACCAACTGTTTGCCGTGATTGAGCGATTGTGTTCGTACACTGGTACGTATCAAGGAGATGAGGAGGGCAGTAGGCATGAGGCGACACGCGAGCTGTCGGAAGTTGTCTTTGACCAAGACACAGCTCTCGCGCATGTTGAAGGAGATCACGCACTGTTACGAGAAGTTGTCGGCTTGTTTTTAGTCGAATCACCAGAATTGTTGGCCGCCATGCGCGACTCGATTGCCCGAGGTGACGGACAGATGCTTCAACAAATCGCACATTCCATGAAAGGTGCAGTCAGTAGCTTTGGCGCGTATGCCGCATGTGAGGCCGTACTCAAGTTAGAAGCGCTCGGGCAAGAGGGGAATCTGGGGCAAGCCGAAATAGCATGCGCGGAGCTGGATCGTGAGATCGCTCATCTTACACGGGCATTGGCAGAGTATCGGGAGGCAGTAGAAGCATGA
- the ureC gene encoding urease subunit alpha: MSREIPRRQYAEMFGPTVGDRLRLADTDLLIQIEKDFTVYGDEVKFGGGKVIRDGMGQSAVHTSAQGTPDLVITNVVVIDHWGVVKADVGIKNGRICGIGKAGNPLLMDGVTPELIIGPGTEILAGEGKILTAGGVDSHIHFICPQQITEALASGITTMIGGGTGPATGTNATTCTPGPWNLARMLEAVEAYPLNFGFLGKGNASRPEALREQIEAGAIGLKLHEDWGSTPAAIDCALSVADEYDVQVAIHTDTINEAGFVEATIAAIKGRTIHTYHTEGAGGGHAPDIIKVCGLPNVLPSSTNPTRPFTVNTIDEHLDMLMVCHHLDPGVPEDVAFAESRIRPSTIAAEDILHDLGAISMMSSDSQAMGRVGEVILRTWQTAHKMRVQRGRLTEEHGENDNFRVKRYIAKYTINPALTHGVAAHVGSIEIGKLADLVLWSPAFFGVKPDLILKGGFIAWAAMGDPNASIPTPQPVFGRPMFGHYGRARTSLSLSFVSQAAATSGIGQRLGLAKTIVPVEGCRTISKADLVHNQALPQIEVDPETHTVKADGQILTCEPIAVLPLAQRYFLF, translated from the coding sequence ATGAGCCGCGAAATCCCTCGTCGCCAATATGCCGAAATGTTTGGCCCCACTGTCGGTGATCGTCTGCGTCTCGCTGATACTGACTTGCTCATTCAGATCGAAAAAGATTTCACGGTTTATGGCGATGAAGTCAAATTTGGTGGCGGTAAAGTCATTCGCGATGGCATGGGTCAATCAGCGGTTCATACCTCTGCCCAGGGAACGCCGGATCTCGTCATTACTAACGTCGTCGTTATTGATCATTGGGGCGTTGTCAAAGCCGATGTTGGCATTAAGAACGGACGCATCTGTGGCATTGGCAAAGCTGGGAATCCATTGCTGATGGATGGGGTCACGCCGGAGTTGATCATAGGCCCAGGGACCGAGATTCTCGCTGGCGAAGGCAAGATCCTCACTGCTGGTGGGGTAGACTCGCATATTCACTTTATTTGTCCGCAGCAGATTACCGAAGCGTTGGCGTCGGGCATTACCACCATGATTGGTGGTGGTACAGGCCCCGCAACCGGCACCAATGCCACGACTTGTACGCCGGGACCATGGAACCTGGCGCGCATGTTAGAAGCGGTGGAAGCGTATCCGCTCAACTTCGGGTTTCTCGGCAAAGGCAATGCTTCGCGACCAGAGGCGTTGCGTGAGCAAATTGAAGCAGGCGCGATTGGCCTCAAGCTGCATGAAGACTGGGGCTCGACGCCAGCAGCGATTGATTGTGCGCTTTCGGTAGCTGACGAATATGACGTGCAAGTTGCGATTCACACCGACACGATCAACGAAGCTGGTTTTGTCGAAGCTACTATCGCTGCGATCAAAGGGCGAACAATTCACACCTATCACACTGAGGGTGCGGGCGGTGGTCATGCACCGGACATTATCAAAGTGTGTGGACTGCCGAATGTGCTGCCCTCGTCTACCAACCCAACTCGCCCGTTTACGGTCAATACGATTGACGAACATCTCGACATGCTCATGGTCTGTCATCACCTCGATCCAGGCGTACCTGAAGATGTTGCCTTCGCCGAATCTCGTATTCGACCCTCGACGATTGCGGCAGAGGATATTCTCCACGATCTTGGTGCCATCAGCATGATGTCATCGGACTCACAAGCGATGGGTCGCGTCGGCGAAGTGATTCTGCGTACCTGGCAGACCGCGCACAAGATGCGCGTCCAGCGTGGACGACTCACAGAAGAGCACGGCGAGAACGACAACTTCCGCGTGAAACGCTACATCGCCAAATACACAATCAACCCTGCTCTCACTCATGGTGTTGCCGCGCATGTTGGATCGATCGAGATCGGTAAACTTGCGGATCTGGTCTTGTGGAGTCCCGCGTTCTTTGGTGTCAAACCTGACCTGATTCTCAAAGGTGGGTTTATTGCCTGGGCGGCGATGGGTGATCCCAACGCGTCAATTCCGACGCCACAGCCGGTCTTTGGTCGACCGATGTTTGGTCATTATGGCCGTGCACGAACATCACTCTCATTGAGTTTTGTTTCACAAGCCGCAGCGACAAGTGGTATTGGCCAGCGATTAGGCTTGGCAAAAACGATTGTGCCAGTTGAAGGCTGCCGAACGATCAGTAAAGCGGACCTCGTGCATAATCAGGCTTTGCCGCAGATTGAGGTCGACCCGGAAACGCATACGGTAAAAGCGGATGGACAGATTCTCACCTGCGAACCAATCGCAGTCTTGCCGCTCGCGCAACGCTATTTCCTCTTTTAG
- the urtE gene encoding urea ABC transporter ATP-binding subunit UrtE: MLQISGLNQYYGESHILWDVSLQVPEGACVCVMGRNGVGKSTLLKAIMGLLPIERGNISFRNQEFAKRPTESRVRSGIAYVPQGREIFPQLTVEENLRIGLGARSDKGRDIPAEIFTWFPVLQQMLGRRGGDLSGGQQQQLAIGRALVTKPQLLILDEPTEGIQPNIVHEIGDIIQRLNREQKLSVLLVEQKLPFARRLADAFAIMEKGSIVASGDMTQLTDEVIRKHLSV; encoded by the coding sequence ATGCTGCAGATTTCCGGTCTCAATCAGTACTACGGAGAAAGTCACATCCTGTGGGATGTCTCCTTGCAGGTTCCCGAAGGCGCCTGTGTATGTGTGATGGGACGTAATGGTGTCGGCAAATCCACGCTCCTCAAGGCGATTATGGGGTTGCTGCCGATTGAGCGTGGCAATATTTCCTTTCGCAATCAGGAGTTCGCCAAGCGTCCGACAGAAAGCCGCGTGCGTTCCGGTATTGCATACGTGCCACAAGGACGTGAAATCTTCCCACAACTCACGGTCGAAGAAAATTTACGTATCGGCTTGGGTGCGCGTTCAGACAAAGGGCGTGATATTCCCGCGGAAATCTTCACGTGGTTTCCCGTGTTGCAACAGATGCTCGGTCGACGTGGCGGCGATCTCTCAGGTGGTCAACAACAACAACTGGCGATCGGTCGTGCACTGGTGACCAAACCGCAACTGTTGATTCTTGATGAACCGACCGAAGGGATACAACCAAATATCGTCCATGAGATCGGCGATATTATCCAGCGACTGAACCGCGAGCAGAAACTCTCCGTGCTCCTGGTTGAACAGAAGCTTCCCTTTGCACGACGACTGGCTGATGCTTTTGCCATTATGGAAAAAGGTTCCATTGTCGCCTCAGGTGACATGACTCAACTGACGGATGAAGTCATTCGGAAACATCTCTCGGTGTGA
- the urtD gene encoding urea ABC transporter ATP-binding protein UrtD, whose protein sequence is MREMNTPERHIEGSATGAHVLHPGVVDASHGVILYIEHLTVSFDGFKALNDLNLYLDTGELRCLIGPNGAGKTTLMDVITGKTRPDAGTVFFGNTLDLTQMAEYEIAQAGIGRKFQRPTVFQGHTVFENLELAMQTTKGLWHSLVARLTGEQRSRIDATLATIGLTEQIHTRAGLLSHGQKQWLELGMLLIQEPQLLLVDEPVAGMTPHETERTAELLLSLAGKHTVVVVEHDMEFVRRLARKVTVLHEGRVLAEGTMEAIQNNPQVIEVYLGA, encoded by the coding sequence ATGAGGGAGATGAACACACCAGAGCGACATATCGAGGGTAGCGCGACCGGCGCGCACGTGCTGCACCCTGGGGTAGTCGACGCTTCGCATGGCGTCATTCTCTATATTGAACATCTCACCGTCAGCTTTGATGGGTTCAAAGCACTCAACGACCTCAATTTATACCTCGATACAGGTGAGTTGCGCTGCCTCATCGGTCCCAATGGCGCCGGGAAAACCACACTCATGGATGTCATTACCGGCAAAACGCGACCAGACGCGGGCACGGTTTTCTTCGGCAATACATTAGACCTTACGCAGATGGCTGAGTACGAAATCGCCCAGGCTGGTATTGGCCGCAAGTTCCAGCGGCCCACGGTGTTCCAAGGACACACAGTCTTCGAGAACCTTGAGCTTGCCATGCAAACTACGAAGGGGCTGTGGCACAGTTTGGTAGCGCGCCTCACGGGCGAGCAACGCAGTCGTATCGACGCGACCCTGGCAACCATTGGCTTAACTGAACAGATCCATACTCGTGCCGGATTGTTGTCACATGGTCAAAAGCAGTGGTTGGAACTTGGCATGTTGTTGATCCAAGAGCCACAACTATTGTTGGTTGATGAACCGGTGGCAGGCATGACGCCACACGAAACCGAACGGACGGCGGAATTGCTCCTCTCACTGGCGGGAAAGCATACGGTCGTGGTGGTCGAGCACGATATGGAATTCGTCCGTCGTTTAGCGCGCAAGGTTACCGTGCTGCATGAAGGTCGCGTGTTGGCCGAAGGAACGATGGAGGCCATTCAGAATAACCCACAGGTCATCGAAGTGTATCTGGGGGCATAA
- a CDS encoding urease subunit gamma: protein MHLTPHEQEKLMIYVAAMVARDRRARGLKLNYPEAMALITAEILEGIRDGKSVAELMSYGATILTRADVMEGVADMIELVQVEGTFPDGTKLVSVHQPIR, encoded by the coding sequence ATGCATTTAACACCTCATGAACAAGAAAAGTTGATGATCTATGTCGCAGCCATGGTCGCCCGTGACCGTCGTGCGCGTGGACTCAAGCTCAATTATCCCGAAGCCATGGCACTGATCACGGCTGAAATTCTCGAAGGCATACGAGACGGCAAGTCGGTGGCTGAACTGATGTCCTACGGCGCGACCATTCTGACCCGAGCCGATGTGATGGAAGGGGTCGCTGATATGATCGAGTTAGTGCAGGTCGAAGGGACATTTCCTGATGGCACGAAGTTGGTCAGCGTGCATCAACCGATACGATAA